From the genome of Primulina eburnea isolate SZY01 chromosome 12, ASM2296580v1, whole genome shotgun sequence, one region includes:
- the LOC140806822 gene encoding uncharacterized protein: MQGRFEEKLSPDQDSGSEAKMSRDLQERLRLSNDSKEIGKEDREEIIKDHDNGEDGDGEEEEEEEFSFMCGDGDASPIAAEDAFINGKIRPVFPLFNRDLFFSGGEPDSFQLESPPSKPLVKKVFVETKDSGEMTSSSTRNDDIRGPYCEWSSRNAVEVSPETCKKSNSTGFSKLWRFKELMGRSNSDGRDTFVFLNNGNGPPAAKVKKGAKSKTASLSAHEVYLKSKAREEEKRRSYLPYRPELMGFFTNANSGLSKNVHPF, from the coding sequence ATGCAGGGGAGATTTGAAGAAAAGCTCAGCCCAGATCAAGATTCAGGTTCAGAAGCTAAAATGAGTCGAGATTTACAGGAACGTTTGAGATTAAGCAACGATTCAAAAGAAATAGGCAAAGAAGATAGGGAAGAAATTATTAAAGATCATGATAATGGTGAAGATGGGGAtggggaggaggaggaggaagaAGAGTTTTCCTTTATGTGTGGAGATGGAGATGCGTCGCCTATAGCGGCGGAGGATGCTTTCATCAACGGCAAGATCAGGCCGGTCTTCCCTTTATTCAACCGGGATTTGTTCTTCTCCGGCGGTGAACCGGATTCCTTCCAGCTCGAAAGCCCACCCTCGAAGCCCCTGGTGAAGAAGGTCTTCGTGGAAACTAAGGATAGCGGGGAGATGACGTCATCCTCAACGAGGAATGACGACATCCGCGGGCCCTACTGTGAGTGGTCGAGCAGAAATGCGGTGGAGGTTTCGCCGGAGACCTGCAAGAAGAGCAACTCAACCGGGTTTTCAAAGCTATGGCGATTCAAGGAATTAATGGGGAGGAGCAACAGCGATGGGAGGGACACGTTTGTTTTCTTAAACAACGGAAACGGCCCGCCTGCAGCGAAGGTGAAGAAGGGCGCCAAGAGCAAAACGGCGTCGTTGTCAGCTCATGAAGTGTATTTGAAGAGCAAAGCCAGAGAGGAGGAGAAGCGGCGGTCGTATTTACCGTACCGGCCGGAGTTAATGGGCTTTTTTACAAATGCTAATAGTGGGCTAAGTAAAAATGTACATCCCTTCTAA